The DNA region TAGCCAAAATCAGGGAAAGACAGTTGTAGAAATTAACCTGGTTCCACTGGGAGATAAGTTTGATAACACCACTGCTAATCTGACATATGAAAGATTGGTGCATAAGAAAGTTCCTTTAAATACAACTCTCTTTGGTAATTATGAAGTCATTTATATAAGTTATCCAGGTAGGAACCTCAACTCTAAAATCGACTGCTTACCAATATATTTGTTACACGTGGTTATGAGTTAAGAATCTTTTTCAGGACTTCCTTCTTCTCCACCATATGGGGGTTACACAGGGAGTGGTCCTAGTGGAAATGTTGGAGGTCTCCCTATCACTGcaaattttgtcaataaaaatcAGAGGATGAGTCTGAGAACGATTTGTATCATTGCTTTGTCTGCATTTGTAGTATTACTGGTGTTCATAGGAGCAATCTCCATCCTTGTAAAGTGGAGGAAGGCTAGAGGGCCATCATGTGCTGTGGGTCCAGCATTTGCATCATCTATAAACAAAAGATCTGGTGAGTATGTAATTGATTATGGTTTTCACATGTCTCAAATTACTTGTACAGTGTCACATTATAAAGCTTTGTCAGATTTCAGTAATGCAGTTTGAATTTATctacattattttaaatataatgaagGTATTTGGATCTTACATGTAATTCAGGAATCGGGTCTGTCTTATCTAGTGGTATCGCAAGCTCAACCTCAGTGTCACTAACGTCCACCATGGCTACTTGTATTCTCTCTGTTAAAACATTTTCGGTTTCTGAGCTTGACAAGGCTACTGAGAAATTCAGTTCAAAGAGGATTTTAGGGGAAGGAGGGTTTGGACGTGTTTATTGTGGTACTATGGAGGATGGGATGGAAGTTGCAGTTAAGTTGCTTACAAAGAATAATCAAAATGGGGACCGTGAATTTATTGCTGAAGTAGAGATGCTAAGCAGATTACATCACCGTAATCTTGTGAAATTGATTGGTATATGTATTGAAGGACGCAGACGCTGCTTGGTTTATGAACTTGTTCGCAATGGCAGTGTTGAGTCCCACTTACATGGTATGCCCTTTCACCCTCAAATCTTTTAACTgctataaattattttctagTCATAAGCTGAATCACTCCATTTAGCGTTTTGTTTTAGTGGTACAAAAATACCAATGCCACCTTACCACGCTATTAATTTCTTCTTGTGTGGCAATATTGATTCAGTCCTTCTCTGATTCTagttgatattaaaaaaaaaaaaaattctcataaGTTCCTCTCACATTGATGTTCTAGGTGTTGACCAAAAAAGAGGACCTCTTGACTGGGAAGCACGCATGAAGATTGCCCTTGGAGCAGCAAGAGGATTGGCTTATCTTCATGAAGATTCTAACCCTCGCGTGATCCATAGAGATTTTAAGGCCAGCAATGTTTTACTAGAAGATGACTTTACACCGAAGGTCTCAGATTTTGGATTGGCCAGAGAAGCAACTGAAGGCAGTCAACATATATCTACTCGTGTCATGGGAACTTTTGGGTACTTTCACTTAGTACATCATTATCTTACATCCCCAAAATTTCCAAATTATTACCACGGACTCATGTTCAGTGtccatattatttattattattttttaaattcatagaaTTTCTTGGCCAAATAACTCTTGAAACAATTGTCATCAGTCGCTGCCATTTCTGTGTCAGACTTTGATGGTATGTGAATCTTATTGATTTGCAGGTATGTTGCCCCAGAATATGCAATGACGGGTCATTTACTCGTGAAAAGTGATGTTTATAGCTATGGGGTTGTTCTACTTGAGCTTCTGACTGGAAGAAAACCTGTGGATATGTCCCAACCTCAGGGACAAGAAAATCTTGTAACTTGGGCACGACCGCTGCTGACCAGTAGAGAAGGTTTGGAGCAATTGGTTGATCCTTCCTTGGCTGGAAGTTATGACTTCGATGACATGGCAAAGGTGGCAGCCATTGCTTCCATGTGTGTTCATCCTGAGGTGACGCATAGACCATTTATGGGTGAAGTTGTGCAGGCTttgaaattgatatataatGATACGGATGAAACCTGTGGGGATTGCAATAGCCAAAAGGAGTCATCTGTTCAAGATTCTGACTTTAAAGGTGACCTTGCACCTTCAGATAGCAGTTGGTGGAATGCTGGTGCACTCACTCCACGGTTAACATACGGTCAAGCCTCTTCTTTCATAACAATGGAGTACAGTTCTGGTCCGCTTGAAGATGCGGAAAACAGAGTATTTTCAGCTTCAAGTTTGGGCAGGGATGGCTTGTCTTTATCGATTAGGCATGGGAATAGATCAGGCCCCTTAAGAACAATCCGAAGTAAAGCAACCTTTTATAGGTTAAGAGGGAGTATG from Mangifera indica cultivar Alphonso chromosome 8, CATAS_Mindica_2.1, whole genome shotgun sequence includes:
- the LOC123223899 gene encoding receptor-like serine/threonine-protein kinase ALE2 isoform X1; this translates as MPSLTLLTLHLLSFLSPCLGHSLFHIYLSPSVHSSLPSSTREVLVEHARGISMRLSFAQSRRSQTQVDRPLLGPYLAPAPSPIRRAFVAGPSIHPTPRHHRGGHHHHGKPHVVTPSPSEGQGCDQICVDPLTAAPFGSPCGCVFPMKVKLLLDVAPYAVFPVMNELEIEVAAGTYLQQSQVKIMGASADSQNQGKTVVEINLVPLGDKFDNTTANLTYERLVHKKVPLNTTLFGNYEVIYISYPGLPSSPPYGGYTGSGPSGNVGGLPITANFVNKNQRMSLRTICIIALSAFVVLLVFIGAISILVKWRKARGPSCAVGPAFASSINKRSGIGSVLSSGIASSTSVSLTSTMATCILSVKTFSVSELDKATEKFSSKRILGEGGFGRVYCGTMEDGMEVAVKLLTKNNQNGDREFIAEVEMLSRLHHRNLVKLIGICIEGRRRCLVYELVRNGSVESHLHGVDQKRGPLDWEARMKIALGAARGLAYLHEDSNPRVIHRDFKASNVLLEDDFTPKVSDFGLAREATEGSQHISTRVMGTFGYVAPEYAMTGHLLVKSDVYSYGVVLLELLTGRKPVDMSQPQGQENLVTWARPLLTSREGLEQLVDPSLAGSYDFDDMAKVAAIASMCVHPEVTHRPFMGEVVQALKLIYNDTDETCGDCNSQKESSVQDSDFKGDLAPSDSSWWNAGALTPRLTYGQASSFITMEYSSGPLEDAENRVFSASSLGRDGLSLSIRHGNRSGPLRTIRSKATFYRLRGSMSEHGGLLSRHLWSDWV
- the LOC123223899 gene encoding receptor-like serine/threonine-protein kinase ALE2 isoform X2 translates to MRLSFAQSRRSQTQVDRPLLGPYLAPAPSPIRRAFVAGPSIHPTPRHHRGGHHHHGKPHVVTPSPSEGQGCDQICVDPLTAAPFGSPCGCVFPMKVKLLLDVAPYAVFPVMNELEIEVAAGTYLQQSQVKIMGASADSQNQGKTVVEINLVPLGDKFDNTTANLTYERLVHKKVPLNTTLFGNYEVIYISYPGLPSSPPYGGYTGSGPSGNVGGLPITANFVNKNQRMSLRTICIIALSAFVVLLVFIGAISILVKWRKARGPSCAVGPAFASSINKRSGIGSVLSSGIASSTSVSLTSTMATCILSVKTFSVSELDKATEKFSSKRILGEGGFGRVYCGTMEDGMEVAVKLLTKNNQNGDREFIAEVEMLSRLHHRNLVKLIGICIEGRRRCLVYELVRNGSVESHLHGVDQKRGPLDWEARMKIALGAARGLAYLHEDSNPRVIHRDFKASNVLLEDDFTPKVSDFGLAREATEGSQHISTRVMGTFGYVAPEYAMTGHLLVKSDVYSYGVVLLELLTGRKPVDMSQPQGQENLVTWARPLLTSREGLEQLVDPSLAGSYDFDDMAKVAAIASMCVHPEVTHRPFMGEVVQALKLIYNDTDETCGDCNSQKESSVQDSDFKGDLAPSDSSWWNAGALTPRLTYGQASSFITMEYSSGPLEDAENRVFSASSLGRDGLSLSIRHGNRSGPLRTIRSKATFYRLRGSMSEHGGLLSRHLWSDWV